AATAGAAAACATAGCTGTTAACTAACACAGCAAAATCAACAAGTTTCATCCATCCATTTTGAGAAAAACCTTATACATCCATCTTCTTTCTAACCGGCCATTCATGTTTCCCTTCAGCTCTTCAGCTTTGCCGATCGATACAAGGGCACCTACGGAGGAGAGTGTCCATTTTATTGCTCTGTTTCAGGCTACAATGTAAGAAGACTTTGGTTTTCTCTTAACATATGCACTTGTAACCAGAATTTGGTTTTCTTTTAACATATGCACTTGTAAATATGATCTCAGGACGAGCTTCTATGGGCTGCATCTTGGCTATACAGAGCTACCAAATCCTCATATTATTCCAACTATATTATCCAGCACGACGATGTAAAGGCATATGTTAATGAAttcaactgggacctcaaatatgCTGGAGTTCAAGTGCTTCTAACAGACGTAAGCGTAGACTGATTGGtgcaattttttaaataaaatgtaatataaaCATACTCTAGCTTAAAGCTAACTTATGCACTTCACCAACCAGTTATATTTCCAAGGGGAAGCTCAATTCTCAGCCTATAGAAGTAATGCAGAACGCTTTGTTTGTTCACTTCTTCCAGGCAGTCCCATTCGTTCTGTTAAAACCACCCCAGGTGAACTCTCTATCTCTTCACCAGTACCACTAACAATCAATCCTTTTTCTAGTCACAACCATATAAATCCTCTGTTACTACTCCTCTTCTAATCATAGCCCTCAAAATTCTCTTAGTGATATCTGTAATACAATTCTTTTGTTACAGGAGGTTTGTTGTATGTTAGAGATGGCGCCAACACTCAATATGTTACCAGTGCTGCTTTTTTGATGGCAAGATACAGTGATTTACTATCAGCTAAGAAGCGAACATTGTCATGCGGCAACACTCTCTTTAAACCCAACGACGTTATGGGCTTCGCAAAGCTACAAGTAAGCACACTACATTATCTGTTTTTGTATTTTGGAGCATACAATATAACGAATCCTAATCATATCCTTTGCAGATTGATTATTTATTAGGAAGGAATCCTCTGGGCATTTCATATATGGTAGGATACGGTTCCAAATATCCAAGGCAACCACATCACAGAGGAGCATCTGTAGTTTCCATTCATCAACAACCAaggaagatcaaatgcattgaaggtTTTATGAACTGGTTTCACAAAGATTCTTCCAATCCAAACACACTCATTGGGGCAATAGTGGGGGGCCCAGATAAATATGATCGTTTTGTAGACCTCAGGACCAAATCTAGCATGCTTGAACCTACAACATACATAAATTCTCCTCTTGTGGGTGTTCTTGCAAAATTGTACAGAATGACATGCAAAACTAACAGGCAGTGTTGATTTTCTTGGACATCAAAGAACTAGGAAAAATCTTTCCATCAATCATTGGAAATGACAGATTATGTTGCACTAGAGTATTTACAATTGTGGGAGGCTATATGAGAAAAGGCCCCCAAGATGAATCATGTCATTATTaacacaataaaaattattattttcaagtTACAGCTTTTATGTTGGTtctaaagtaaaaaatatataaatctatttATGTTAGAATTAGAATTGAATATTATTAATAGTTTAtgttttaatataataaaaaagtgatattattaatttttttgttatgCTGATAGGTATTATACAATTTCATTAGGGGTAGTTAGAATTTGTATACATACAAATTTCTCCTTAAATCACATGGATGAACAATAATCATGGTCATTATTACTTGATTATGAAACTAGTTTACTTTTTAATATTGTtacaattattaatatgaaatttaatattgttaaaattgctaaattGAAATGTGTAATGTGCTCAAAGGTGTGATATGATTATATTAAGGATGGTGATAACTTGTGCACATACAAACTTTTTCTTAAATTACATTCATCAACAATAACcattgtcatcaattaattataatACTTTCACCCTCTAAAAAATGGAAATCCCCCATCCCATGTCTTCATTATTATACATGAGCCAAATTTATTTGTTGGATTGTACATTGTCTCTCACATTATTATACATCAACCAATTTATTTGTTGCATTGTACATTGTCTCTCGCACTTTTTTATCACAAATTCATAGGTGCTCAATGAAGCCGTGCCTATTTACTCTAAAGCATATTTTCTAAACAATTTAATTCACTCATCTCACTATTTCTTTTAAATACAAGTAATAATAACTCAATGTGACAATAATTCTCGCAACAATAATATATTAATGAATAAAAACTCAATCGCCAATAAGTTGAAAACAGCAATTATGCTTTTACCATGAGCCCAAGTACCTTGGAAAGAAATAATAAAGCAATAAATAAAATGCATCATTCACATTATAGCCATCAACAAATGGCTGAAGAGAGAAACCCTTCACGCCGATGTGCAATTGGTTATGTAGCTTTTGAATAccacattattttatttttctaaagaaaatatgatgttttattttcattttatattttcttCCCCTACAAGTTCCCATTCATTCACCTGGCAATATATTGATTTACttcttatgattttgatttttttttaaataattgtttACAATTTTATATTTATAGGTAATTCTTTTATTGACAAGTTGTGGAATGAGGGCCCACTCATataaaaaatggcatataaaatagaGAGTGAAATCTAATTGAAAAAtgaggagaaaagaagaggaagaagacagAGGAAGTTGACAAAGTTTAAGTTTGCTAAAACATATTAACAAACCATCCTTCCAAAATTTGACTAAAAGTAACTTTGCTTTAATGTCAAAGGACAAAAAGACTTcactatttttctttaattttctcttGGTAAGGAGTGCTTGAGAGATCCACTAAGAGGCCTTTCAAATAGAGGCTTGGGATTCCATTTTATATTTTTCAACCCTGGATTTCATACTTGGTCACTTATCAAGTTTACCAATGTTTAATCAAAATCGTACTCTTAGTCTAGCGTGATATTCGTGATGTTAGGGCAAATAAATTCATCTTAATGGTCCAAAAATTCATTCAGAAAACAAATGCGCTACTTACATGAAACATGAAGGAGATCCTCATCTTCAAAAGGATGGAATTTTTCCTATTGAGAAATATCCTTACTTTTAGAGGTTTGATGATTGCACTGGAAAGTCACCAAACAACACAATTCTACAGCACAAgagagaactatattcatagaaaTAACCCCAACAACCATAGTAATAAAGGAATTTTGCAaggaataatttaataaaatccaATTGTTTTGTCAAAATAAGTCAAGATTAGAGctaccatttttgtaaatcccttTCTGGAGGTCACCAATATAAAGATTTGATATATATTTTGTATTGCAGCCCATAATTTTGAGCCCCATTTATTAAATCTAAAACAACGCTCTGAAAGACCATAACGACTAGTATGCTGAAACCATGCACCATATAAAATTTAATTCCAACCATGTGTGATAAGGGCTCAAAGAAGTTAGCCATCATGCAttttcttgaatatatttttgCCCTATTAAGAGATCCCTCTTTAATTTCTATAAAAAATAATACACTTTATTGAGAAGGGTCTAAATGAGCATGTATAATTCCTCataattaaaagaat
The sequence above is drawn from the Cryptomeria japonica unplaced genomic scaffold, Sugi_1.0 HiC_scaffold_187, whole genome shotgun sequence genome and encodes:
- the LOC131867874 gene encoding endoglucanase 16-like, coding for MAKAMEALLAVVLLLFCGEWQVVRGEFDYRDALSKSILFLEAQRSGKLPQSQRVKWRGDSGLTDGKLQNVDLAGGYYDAGDNVKYGLPMAFTITTLAWGTLDYGKELKAAGEIQNARDAIRWGTDYFLKASATPNELWVQVGDPQADHNCWERPEDMDTPRSLYKIDKDTPGSEIAAETAAALAASSIVFRFTNPRYSHLLLQRSQSLFSFADRYKGTYGGECPFYCSVSGYNDELLWAASWLYRATKSSYYSNYIIQHDDVKAYVNEFNWDLKYAGVQVLLTDLYFQGEAQFSAYRSNAERFVCSLLPGSPIRSVKTTPGGLLYVRDGANTQYVTSAAFLMARYSDLLSAKKRTLSCGNTLFKPNDVMGFAKLQIDYLLGRNPLGISYMVGYGSKYPRQPHHRGASVVSIHQQPRKIKCIEGFMNWFHKDSSNPNTLIGAIVGGPDKYDRFVDLRTKSSMLEPTTYINSPLVGVLAKLYRMTCKTNRQC